In Bacillus sp. FJAT-45037, the following are encoded in one genomic region:
- a CDS encoding cytochrome P450, with amino-acid sequence MKNRLKAYKKAPGPKGHWLTGSLRDFKANPLQFLTTQAEEFGPISKFRFGPQHVYFINDPDLIKEILVTKQKSFTKSRDIQMLKTVVGEGLLTSEKDVHMKQRRLIQPAFKKNHIIQYAQDMIDTTSRYVEDWQDGTERNITNDMMSIALGIITKTMFNMEIRTGADLIEEPMDTVMRLGVKRMRSIFPLPLWAPTETNKKLKQAVAELDHILFSIINERRLESGDHTDLLGILMSARDEEDGSGMSDTQLRDELMTIFLAGHETTANLLSWTFYLLSEHPEVDQKLYEEISEVTNGGPITPEHFMQLPYAQHVISESMRLYPPAYVIGRQVEQDVEIGPYLLRKGSMVLMSQYVMHRNPTFYKDPDAFVPERFENNFLKKMPAYAYFPFGGGPRVCIGNHFAMMEATLALACIVEKYRLTIAPDHHTVKPQPLVTLRPKKGLSMNVHQRR; translated from the coding sequence ATGAAAAATAGGTTGAAGGCATACAAAAAAGCACCAGGACCAAAAGGCCACTGGCTTACAGGGAGTTTACGAGACTTCAAAGCTAATCCACTTCAATTTTTAACCACCCAAGCCGAAGAGTTTGGCCCAATCAGTAAATTTCGTTTTGGACCACAGCATGTATACTTTATTAATGACCCAGACCTCATTAAAGAAATACTGGTCACAAAGCAAAAATCTTTTACTAAATCTCGTGATATTCAGATGTTAAAAACAGTCGTCGGAGAAGGTCTCTTAACGAGTGAGAAAGATGTTCATATGAAACAGCGTAGACTCATTCAACCAGCCTTCAAGAAAAACCATATTATTCAATATGCCCAAGACATGATTGATACGACATCTAGATATGTAGAAGACTGGCAAGATGGGACCGAGAGAAATATCACAAATGATATGATGAGCATTGCTCTAGGAATCATTACGAAAACGATGTTTAATATGGAAATTAGAACTGGCGCTGATTTGATTGAGGAACCCATGGACACTGTGATGAGGCTTGGTGTCAAAAGAATGCGGTCTATTTTCCCGCTGCCGTTATGGGCTCCTACTGAAACAAATAAAAAACTCAAACAGGCTGTAGCAGAGTTAGATCACATTTTGTTCTCAATTATTAATGAAAGAAGATTAGAATCTGGTGATCACACAGATTTATTAGGAATTTTGATGAGTGCACGGGATGAGGAAGATGGCTCTGGAATGTCGGATACACAGCTTAGAGATGAGCTCATGACGATTTTTCTTGCTGGTCATGAAACAACAGCAAATCTATTATCATGGACATTCTATCTATTATCTGAGCACCCCGAAGTTGATCAAAAGCTTTACGAGGAGATTTCTGAAGTGACAAACGGAGGACCTATTACACCCGAACATTTTATGCAGCTACCTTATGCCCAACATGTGATCTCAGAGTCGATGAGACTTTATCCGCCCGCTTATGTTATCGGTAGACAGGTCGAACAAGATGTCGAGATTGGCCCTTACTTGCTGCGTAAAGGGTCTATGGTATTAATGAGTCAATATGTCATGCATCGAAACCCGACTTTTTATAAAGATCCAGATGCTTTTGTGCCGGAGAGATTTGAAAATAACTTCTTGAAAAAAATGCCAGCTTATGCTTACTTTCCATTCGGGGGTGGACCACGTGTTTGTATTGGAAATCACTTCGCTATGATGGAAGCGACACTCGCCTTAGCTTGCATTGTAGAAAAGTACCGATTAACAATAGCACCCGATCATCATACAGTGAAGCCACAACCCCTTGTCACACTTAGACCAAAGAAAGGATTATCTATGAACGTTCATCAAAGAAGGTAA
- a CDS encoding glycoside hydrolase family 13 protein, translating into MKKQWWKEAVAYQVYPRSFMDSNGDGIGDLQGMIKKLDYIKSLGIDVIWICPMYRSPNDDNGYDISDYQDIMDDFGNMADFDQLLKEVHSRGMKLIIDLVINHTSDEHPWFVESRSSKNNPKRDWYIWRDPSEDGSEPNNWESIFNGPAWEYDEVTKQYYMHIFSTKQPDLNWENDEVRTALYDMMNWWMDKGIDGFRVDAISHIKKIDGLVDLPNPKSLDYVPSFEGHMNRPGIHKFLQEMKEETLAKFDVMTVGEANGVKLDQADGWVGEENGAFNMIFQFEHLGLWGKETGGTLDLLSLKTTLTKWQKGLESRGWNALFLENHDQPRSVSTWGNDKEYWLESAKALGTMFFFMQGTPFIYQGQEIGMTNVRFETIEEYDDVSMQNYYRIETAKGRSHDKIMQIIWEQGRDNSRTPMQWDASINAGFSTSESTWLGVNPNFVDINVARQENEKDSILNYYKEMIKLRKSSDALVYGQYDLVLESDEQVYAYTRTLEPEKVLVVVNMFDTVAEVDLSTVDVKAGSKLLLTNYKEEGTLTALRPYEARMYRLV; encoded by the coding sequence ATGAAGAAGCAATGGTGGAAAGAAGCAGTTGCGTATCAAGTGTATCCGAGAAGTTTTATGGACTCGAATGGTGACGGAATTGGTGACTTACAAGGAATGATTAAGAAGCTCGATTATATTAAAAGTTTGGGCATCGATGTCATTTGGATTTGTCCGATGTATCGCTCTCCAAATGATGATAACGGATACGATATTAGTGATTATCAAGATATTATGGATGACTTCGGCAATATGGCTGATTTCGATCAATTACTAAAAGAAGTCCATAGTCGTGGGATGAAATTAATCATTGACTTGGTCATTAACCATACATCAGATGAGCATCCGTGGTTTGTCGAGTCGCGTTCATCTAAAAATAATCCAAAGCGCGATTGGTATATCTGGCGCGATCCAAGTGAAGATGGAAGCGAGCCAAACAACTGGGAGTCGATCTTTAATGGACCGGCTTGGGAGTATGATGAAGTGACAAAGCAATACTATATGCATATCTTCTCGACGAAACAACCAGATTTAAATTGGGAGAATGATGAAGTCCGCACAGCGTTATACGACATGATGAACTGGTGGATGGACAAAGGGATTGACGGTTTCCGTGTCGATGCAATTTCTCATATTAAGAAGATTGATGGGCTAGTTGATCTTCCGAATCCCAAAAGCCTTGATTACGTACCATCTTTTGAAGGGCATATGAATCGTCCGGGTATTCATAAGTTTTTACAAGAAATGAAGGAAGAAACACTAGCTAAGTTCGACGTGATGACAGTTGGTGAAGCCAACGGTGTAAAGCTTGATCAAGCAGATGGATGGGTTGGAGAAGAGAACGGCGCATTCAATATGATCTTCCAATTTGAGCACTTGGGCTTATGGGGCAAAGAAACTGGTGGTACGCTTGATTTGCTTTCTTTAAAAACAACGTTAACGAAATGGCAAAAGGGTCTCGAGAGTCGTGGCTGGAATGCCTTATTCCTAGAAAATCATGATCAACCCCGCAGTGTATCAACATGGGGCAATGACAAAGAATATTGGTTGGAAAGCGCCAAGGCGCTAGGGACAATGTTCTTCTTTATGCAAGGAACACCGTTTATCTACCAAGGTCAAGAAATCGGAATGACGAATGTACGATTTGAAACAATTGAAGAGTATGATGATGTGTCGATGCAGAACTACTATCGTATTGAAACAGCTAAAGGCCGTTCACATGATAAGATTATGCAAATCATTTGGGAGCAAGGCCGTGATAACTCACGTACACCGATGCAGTGGGATGCTTCAATAAATGCTGGGTTTTCAACATCCGAAAGTACTTGGCTGGGCGTAAACCCTAACTTTGTTGATATTAATGTAGCAAGACAAGAAAATGAAAAAGACTCGATTTTGAATTATTATAAAGAGATGATTAAGCTACGTAAATCCTCGGATGCCTTGGTTTATGGCCAATATGATCTAGTGTTAGAAAGTGATGAGCAAGTCTATGCATACACACGCACGTTAGAACCTGAGAAAGTACTCGTTGTCGTCAATATGTTTGATACCGTTGCAGAAGTCGATCTTTCTACTGTAGACGTGAAGGCTGGTTCCAAGCTTCTTCTAACTAACTACAAAGAAGAAGGCACATTAACAGCGCTTCGTCCGTATGAAGCGAGAATGTATCGTTTAGTATAA
- a CDS encoding DinB family protein — protein sequence MEKEVFRQLHTWRRFTLKTLKLVDNAQVDKIPDGFNNNIRWNAGHILVIQDRLTVQMLGLEPSYPEGYDRYFDKGTSPAEWDDAVPSMEEITAELEGQLTKLESVISGRLSEEPAATVFNLPTIGDLAMFASAHEAMHLNTIGILMRLSK from the coding sequence ATGGAAAAAGAGGTTTTTAGACAGTTGCATACGTGGCGTAGATTTACGTTGAAGACATTAAAATTGGTGGATAATGCTCAAGTAGATAAAATTCCTGATGGATTTAATAATAATATTCGTTGGAATGCAGGCCATATTCTAGTTATCCAAGATAGACTGACTGTGCAAATGCTTGGACTAGAACCGAGTTATCCAGAAGGGTATGATCGTTACTTTGATAAAGGAACTAGTCCTGCTGAATGGGACGATGCTGTACCGTCAATGGAAGAGATCACAGCCGAGCTCGAAGGTCAGCTTACAAAGCTTGAAAGTGTCATAAGTGGGCGCCTTAGCGAAGAACCAGCTGCCACTGTCTTTAATCTGCCTACGATTGGTGATTTGGCCATGTTTGCATCCGCTCATGAAGCGATGCACTTGAACACGATTGGTATATTAATGAGGTTGTCGAAATAA
- a CDS encoding alpha/beta fold hydrolase, translated as MGQTSRRAVWKRNKAILWYYPANNKKYNTPLFLVYSLLNQAYILDLAPGMSMIEAFNKEGYDVYLLDFGRPGYEDDNITLDDYIVKYIKKAAQKALQDSKADELSVIGYCLGGTLALIYAALAKEPIKNLVLFAPPLDFTDPPFLPNWVEALRKGDTNFDEVIDEYGVIPAKVVEMGMRSVTSVFTFDKLFSLLSSKKDEEPSQKKKLVREWVDGHVPFSGAALKQLINELGKENKLILNKLYIDGEKVDIRKLATNLLVVSTTADLIVPENLTKPLMELVGSVDKTYKRVKGGHISLALKGEVPEFLSEWLNERSEKIER; from the coding sequence ATGGGACAAACATCTCGTCGGGCTGTTTGGAAGAGGAATAAAGCGATTCTGTGGTATTATCCAGCCAATAATAAAAAATACAATACACCATTATTTCTTGTCTATTCCTTATTAAATCAAGCGTATATTCTAGATTTAGCTCCAGGTATGAGCATGATTGAAGCTTTCAATAAAGAGGGCTATGATGTATATTTGCTTGATTTTGGTAGACCAGGATACGAGGATGATAATATTACACTCGATGATTACATTGTGAAATATATAAAAAAAGCTGCTCAAAAAGCGTTGCAGGACTCTAAAGCTGATGAGCTAAGTGTGATAGGGTACTGCCTTGGGGGAACACTGGCACTAATCTATGCTGCGCTTGCGAAAGAGCCGATAAAAAACTTGGTGTTGTTTGCGCCACCGCTCGATTTTACTGATCCTCCTTTTCTACCAAATTGGGTAGAAGCATTAAGAAAAGGAGACACCAACTTTGATGAAGTAATAGACGAATATGGAGTTATTCCTGCAAAGGTAGTAGAGATGGGCATGCGTTCGGTTACATCGGTGTTTACCTTTGATAAACTCTTTTCCCTGCTGTCATCTAAGAAGGATGAAGAGCCTTCACAGAAGAAAAAGCTTGTACGCGAATGGGTGGACGGCCATGTGCCGTTTTCAGGAGCTGCCTTAAAACAATTGATTAATGAGTTAGGGAAAGAAAATAAGCTCATACTAAACAAACTTTATATCGATGGGGAGAAAGTAGATATAAGAAAGCTAGCAACCAATCTCCTCGTTGTATCGACAACTGCGGATCTCATTGTTCCAGAGAATTTAACAAAGCCTTTGATGGAGTTAGTAGGAAGTGTGGATAAAACGTACAAGCGAGTCAAAGGTGGTCATATTAGCTTGGCATTAAAAGGCGAAGTACCAGAATTTTTAAGTGAGTGGTTAAATGAAAGATCAGAAAAGATAGAGCGATGA
- a CDS encoding NAD(P)-dependent oxidoreductase — protein MSFTDLNVGFIGLGVMGKSMARNLHKAGYTLNVFTRTKEKAQDLLDEGVRWCDSIKEVARQSDVVITILGFPHEVEEVYLAEAGLIESSFPGTVLIDMSTSSPELAGRLAAVGVEKDVAVLDAPVSGGDVGAKEARLTIMVGGEEESYQRVLPIFESMGQNVVLQGTAGMGQYTKMVNQIAIASNMIGVCEAISYAKKAGLDPNRVLQSIGNGAAGSWSLSHLAPRMINEDYAPGFYIKHFVKDMTIALESAKELGLETPGLSLAKEMYDVLMEQGRENDGTQALIALYEEVMSEENYYEEE, from the coding sequence ATGAGTTTCACTGATTTAAATGTTGGATTTATTGGTCTTGGTGTAATGGGGAAAAGTATGGCGCGAAACCTACATAAGGCTGGCTATACATTGAATGTATTTACAAGAACGAAAGAAAAGGCACAAGACTTGCTAGATGAAGGTGTTCGTTGGTGTGACTCGATCAAAGAAGTGGCTAGACAGTCGGATGTTGTGATTACGATTTTAGGATTTCCACATGAAGTAGAAGAGGTGTATCTAGCGGAAGCGGGACTCATAGAATCTTCTTTTCCTGGTACGGTCTTAATCGATATGTCAACGTCAAGTCCTGAATTAGCGGGAAGGTTAGCCGCAGTTGGTGTAGAGAAAGATGTCGCTGTGTTAGATGCACCAGTATCTGGTGGCGACGTAGGAGCGAAAGAGGCGCGTTTAACAATTATGGTTGGTGGGGAAGAGGAAAGTTATCAGCGTGTGTTGCCTATCTTTGAATCGATGGGACAAAATGTTGTGTTACAAGGTACGGCTGGAATGGGTCAATACACGAAGATGGTGAACCAAATAGCGATTGCCTCTAATATGATTGGCGTTTGTGAAGCAATTAGTTATGCCAAAAAAGCAGGGCTTGATCCGAACCGAGTGTTACAAAGCATCGGGAACGGGGCTGCTGGTAGTTGGTCGCTTAGTCATCTAGCTCCAAGGATGATCAACGAAGATTATGCTCCGGGGTTTTATATTAAACATTTTGTCAAAGACATGACGATTGCCCTCGAATCTGCCAAAGAGCTCGGCTTAGAAACGCCAGGGCTTTCCCTAGCAAAGGAAATGTATGATGTGTTGATGGAGCAAGGAAGAGAAAATGATGGCACGCAAGCGTTAATTGCCCTGTATGAAGAAGTGATGAGTGAAGAGAACTACTACGAGGAGGAATAA
- the glnA gene encoding type I glutamate--ammonia ligase — protein sequence METVSVTTRESQLEEIRGVIETKNVELLHMQFVDIEGTLKHVTITAEQLDQAANGEVMFDGSSITGFTPINHSDLYLSPDLTTFAVLPWTEEEGYSEARFLCSVKKPGGSDFQGDPRNVLKETVKRAEDKGYSINVGPELEFFLFETDADGQPTLKTQDVGGYFEPSPKDNGEKVRLAIYKALKKMGFTIEASHHEVAIGQHEINFKYADVLGAADAATTYKWVVKTVAGQHGLHATFMPKPLAGANGSGMHTNISLFHLEEQKNAFYDERDELGLSEIAYQFIAGLLDNVKDFVAVTNPLVNSYKRLVPGYEAPCYIAWSASNRSALIRIPATRGAGTRVEIRCPDPSANPYFAFAVVASAGLDGVERELIAPLAVNDDIFSMTRQECFERGIQNLPSNLESALDFFESGKLGRNTLGEHAFKEYIELKRGEWDDFRTTVSDWEVSAYQAKF from the coding sequence ATGGAAACTGTATCAGTAACGACAAGAGAGAGTCAATTAGAAGAGATTCGCGGAGTTATAGAAACAAAAAATGTAGAACTGCTTCATATGCAGTTTGTTGATATTGAAGGAACGTTAAAGCATGTGACGATTACAGCTGAGCAACTAGATCAGGCTGCAAACGGAGAGGTCATGTTTGATGGTTCATCGATTACAGGGTTCACACCGATCAACCATTCAGATCTTTATTTATCTCCAGATTTAACGACATTTGCAGTGCTACCTTGGACGGAAGAAGAGGGGTACTCAGAAGCGAGATTTCTATGCAGTGTAAAAAAGCCTGGTGGGTCGGATTTTCAAGGCGACCCGAGAAATGTGTTAAAAGAAACAGTGAAACGAGCTGAGGATAAAGGCTACTCGATTAATGTTGGTCCTGAGCTAGAGTTTTTCTTATTTGAAACAGATGCAGATGGTCAACCGACCTTGAAAACACAAGATGTTGGTGGATACTTTGAACCATCGCCGAAAGATAACGGAGAAAAAGTTCGTTTGGCGATTTATAAAGCATTAAAGAAAATGGGCTTTACCATCGAAGCTTCTCACCATGAAGTAGCGATCGGACAACACGAGATTAACTTTAAATATGCAGACGTATTAGGGGCAGCTGATGCAGCGACGACGTATAAGTGGGTTGTTAAAACGGTAGCGGGGCAACATGGTTTGCACGCAACATTTATGCCGAAGCCTTTAGCAGGAGCTAATGGAAGTGGCATGCACACAAACATCTCACTATTCCATCTCGAAGAACAGAAGAATGCATTCTATGATGAAAGGGATGAGCTTGGCCTTTCAGAAATTGCATACCAATTTATCGCAGGCTTACTCGATAATGTCAAGGATTTCGTCGCTGTCACAAATCCGCTTGTGAACTCATACAAGCGTTTGGTTCCAGGGTACGAAGCACCTTGTTATATCGCATGGTCGGCATCAAATCGTTCAGCACTCATTCGTATTCCGGCGACTCGTGGAGCAGGAACACGTGTTGAAATTCGTTGCCCTGATCCATCGGCAAACCCATACTTTGCATTTGCGGTTGTTGCATCAGCTGGGCTTGACGGAGTTGAACGAGAGCTGATCGCGCCACTGGCTGTGAATGATGATATCTTTAGCATGACACGTCAAGAATGCTTTGAACGAGGCATTCAAAATTTACCATCGAATCTCGAATCGGCATTAGACTTCTTTGAAAGTGGAAAGCTTGGTCGTAATACATTAGGTGAACATGCTTTCAAAGAATACATTGAGTTAAAACGTGGCGAGTGGGATGATTTCCGCACGACGGTATCAGATTGGGAAGTGTCAGCTTATCAAGCGAAATTTTAA
- a CDS encoding DEAD/DEAH box helicase: MATFYDFGLNDQVVRAVTQLGFEDATPIQEATIPTALEGKDIIGQAQTGTGKTGAFGLPLIHRIDINKDHVQALILAPTRELANQVAESLFAFGKFKGVRTVTVYGGQDMRKQIRDLKNKPHVVVATPGRLMDHMRRKTIRLAQVETVVLDEADEMLNMGFIEDIETILSEVPKERQTLLFSATMPKRIEKLAQKFMNEPKLIAVKSTEVTMENIEQLYVEVNERQKFDTLCRFMDIHGPELAIVFGRTKRRVDELAEALSKRGFRAEGIHGDLNQAKRDSVLRKFKGGMIDVLVATDVAARGLDISGVTHVYNFDLPQDPESYVHRIGRTGRAGKSGVAVTFATPREKDHIKAIENVSKKKMVRKEVPSYEEAIKGQQGLAIEQLRTLITEDKSDAYRAIAKELLQETDATTALAAALKLLTKEPDTTEVKLTGEAPLRAKKHRSQGGGKPYRSSGGGPRRDDRKGDRRRPGGTFRKDDRNRGASSQGSRSGGQYRSKSKQA, translated from the coding sequence TTGGCAACTTTTTATGATTTTGGTTTGAACGATCAAGTCGTTCGAGCAGTAACACAATTAGGATTTGAGGATGCAACACCAATCCAAGAAGCAACAATCCCAACAGCATTAGAAGGTAAAGATATTATTGGTCAAGCACAAACTGGAACAGGTAAAACTGGTGCGTTTGGTTTACCATTAATTCATCGTATTGACATTAATAAAGACCACGTGCAAGCACTAATTCTTGCACCAACTCGCGAACTTGCAAACCAAGTTGCAGAGTCTTTATTCGCATTTGGTAAATTCAAAGGCGTTCGTACCGTGACGGTTTACGGCGGTCAAGATATGCGTAAGCAAATCCGTGACTTGAAAAACAAACCACATGTTGTCGTAGCGACACCAGGTCGTTTAATGGACCATATGCGTCGTAAAACGATTCGTCTAGCACAAGTTGAGACAGTTGTGCTTGATGAGGCAGATGAAATGCTAAACATGGGCTTCATTGAAGATATCGAAACAATCTTAAGTGAAGTACCAAAAGAGCGTCAAACACTTCTATTCTCAGCAACAATGCCTAAACGTATTGAAAAGCTTGCTCAAAAGTTCATGAATGAGCCTAAGTTAATTGCTGTAAAATCAACAGAAGTTACAATGGAAAACATTGAGCAACTTTATGTAGAAGTGAATGAGCGTCAAAAGTTTGATACATTATGTCGTTTTATGGATATTCACGGACCAGAGCTTGCGATCGTATTCGGTCGTACGAAGCGTCGTGTTGATGAGCTTGCTGAAGCCCTTTCAAAACGTGGTTTCCGTGCTGAAGGTATTCATGGTGACTTAAATCAAGCAAAACGTGATAGTGTATTACGTAAATTTAAAGGTGGTATGATCGACGTTCTAGTTGCAACAGATGTAGCAGCTCGTGGATTAGACATCAGCGGAGTAACGCATGTATACAACTTTGACTTACCACAAGATCCTGAGAGCTATGTTCACCGTATTGGACGTACAGGTCGTGCAGGTAAATCAGGTGTAGCTGTGACATTCGCAACACCAAGAGAGAAAGATCATATTAAAGCAATTGAAAATGTATCAAAGAAAAAAATGGTTCGTAAAGAAGTTCCTTCATACGAAGAAGCAATCAAAGGTCAACAAGGTCTTGCGATTGAACAACTTCGTACATTAATCACAGAAGATAAGTCTGATGCCTATCGTGCGATTGCAAAAGAACTTCTTCAAGAAACAGATGCGACAACAGCACTTGCTGCTGCGTTAAAGCTCCTTACAAAAGAGCCTGATACGACAGAAGTGAAGTTAACTGGTGAAGCACCATTGCGTGCTAAAAAGCATCGTTCACAAGGTGGCGGCAAGCCGTACCGTAGTAGCGGTGGTGGACCCCGTCGTGATGACCGTAAAGGTGATCGTCGTCGTCCAGGTGGAACATTCCGCAAAGATGATCGTAACCGTGGTGCAAGTAGCCAAGGTAGCCGTTCTGGTGGTCAATACCGTAGTAAATCAAAACAAGCTTAA